In the Mya arenaria isolate MELC-2E11 chromosome 11, ASM2691426v1 genome, one interval contains:
- the LOC128208598 gene encoding serine/threonine-protein phosphatase 6 regulatory ankyrin repeat subunit B-like, whose product FSLRDAIKGNHVKLVRTVVKSGDCTFPSLVSCLVEACASGRADCAAAILESGISPNVQDTEGAYPITEACANGHASVVELLLLWDCDLLVRCGQEQSTALHLAAENGYLECSRLLVNAGADVNTRNGLDDTPLILACCNGYISVVKYLLAHQAAVRRRGYLDRTALHCATENGHLQICKILVTAKADFEEDDSFGNTPLISAAEKGYVELLRLYLATGCDVNRTSHSGCTALHFAAQHGDLECSRLLLQAGAEIDAQEMRRFTPVMMAAMNGHVQSIKLLVENKCNVNMVAYNKRTALHLAAERGHLDCCSCLLEVGCYIDAQDALGNTPIFVAASKGHTTIVTYLIGKRADLGKEPYNKNTLLHCAAASGSLPCCTELVRRGFDINSKNRDNLTPLISAVKSKHWKTTNFLLSKGCEINTKGLHGMTALNEAVFNNCPHLLKLLLEYKADPDIEDDGGTLPLWFAVDACYYECIRLLTNAGCRFDIRSTLNDSCKPCNALEHAIHKQRVSVIEYLTEVYCEDAINCLKLVCNGLEGSPVVYPSTKTCIVELTKGPSSLKSLSRKTVRKSYRSGCLSKEQLDQLTLPKSVVSYILFSDLLEDLNVTF is encoded by the coding sequence TTCAGCCTGAGGGATGCCATTAAAGGGAACCATGTGAAGCTTGTGCGAACAGTTGTGAAAAGTGGTGACTGTACGTTTCCCAGCCTTGTCAGTTGCCTGGTGGAAGCATGTGCTTCCGGTCGTGCAGATTGTGCAGCAGCGATCCTGGAATCTGGAATCTCCCCAAATGTGCAGGACACTGAGGGGGCTTATCCAATCACTGAAGCCTGTGCCAATGGGCATGCAAGTGTGGTGGAGCTGTTATTGTTATGGGACTGTGACCTTTTGGTAAGATGTGGTCAAGAACAGTCGACTGCATTGCATCTAGCTGCAGAAAATGGTTATCTAGAATGCAGCAGACTGCTAGTCAATGCAGGTGCCGATGTGAACACCAGAAACGGTCTAGATGATACACCACTTATTCTAGCATGCTGCAATGGATACATAAGTGTTGTTAAGTATTTGTTGGCTCACCAAGCTGCTGTTCGGCGTAGAGGATACCTAGACAGAACAGCTCTACATTGTGCAACAGAAAATGGACATCTTCAGATTTGTAAGATTCTTGTCACAGCAAAGGCTGATTTTGAAGAAGATGATTCATTTGGAAATACACCTTTGATTTCAGCAGCTGAGAAAGGCTATGTTGAGCTTTTGAGGTTGTATCTTGCCACTGGGTGTGACGTTAATCGGACAAGTCACAGTGGCTGCACTGCCTTGCATTTTGCTGCCCAGCATGGTGATCTGGAGTGCTCACGTCTATTACTGCAGGCTGGGGCAGAGATTGATGCCCAGGAAATGAGAAGATTCACTCCAGTTATGATGGCTGCTATGAATGGCCATGTACAGAGCATAAAACTTTTAGTAGAGAATAAGTGTAATGTGAATATGGTTGCATACAATAAACGGACTGCATTGCATTTGGCTGCAGAAAGAGGTCACTTAGACTGTTGTTCTTGTCTGCTAGAAGTGGGATGTTACATTGATGCTCAAGATGCTTTAGGGAATACACCAATATTTGTAGCAGCTTCCAAAGGACACACCACAATCGTTACTTACCTTATCGGTAAAAGAGCAGATCTAGGTAAAGAACCATATAATAAGAACACCCTTCTTCATTGTGCAGCAGCTAGTGGTAGTCTGCCATGCTGCACGGAGCTTGTACGTCGTGGATTTGACATCAACTCAAAAAACAGGGACAATCTAACACCCTTGATCAGTGCTGTGAAAAGTAAACATTGGAAGACCACCAATTTTCTTTTAAGTAAAGGATGTGAGATTAACACTAAGGGCTTGCATGGTATGACTGCCTTGAACGAAGCAGTTTTCAATAACTGCCcccatttattgaaacttctcCTGGAGTATAAAGCAGACCCAGACATAGAGGACGATGGAGGGACATTGCCATTGTGGTTCGCAGTGGATGCCTGTTATTATGAGTGCATACGGTTACTAACCAATGCAGGCTGTAGATTTGACATCCGTTCAACACTGAATGATAGTTGTAAACCCTGTAATGCTTTGGAGCATGCTATACACAAGCAGAGAGTTTCAGTTATTGAATATCTCACTGAGGTTTATTGTGAAGATGCAATTAATTGTCTAAAACTAGTATGTAATGGTCTTGAGGGGTCCCCAGTTGTGTACCCTAGTACTAAAACTTGTATTGTTGAGCTAACAAAAGGTCCCAGTTCATTGAAATCACTCAGTCGTAAGACGGTTAGAAAGAGTTATAGATCGGGGTGCTTGTCAAAGGAGCAACTGGACCAGTTGACACTTCCGAAGTCCGttgttagttatattttattctCTGATTTACTTGAAGATTTAAATGTCACTTTTTAA